Proteins from a genomic interval of Rosa chinensis cultivar Old Blush chromosome 2, RchiOBHm-V2, whole genome shotgun sequence:
- the LOC112187621 gene encoding probable sphingolipid transporter spinster homolog 2 isoform X1 — MTKNPKAAISAPKPSWFSPERLLLILCLDNLIKRGDFKLNNFQDGVLSSAFMIGLLVASPIFASLGKRLIGLGLSICTFTTAGCGSMLVGVGEASLISLAAPFIDDHAPADQVCHLKDVIDQIIKFFWSNTASQKIAMDTATAMQVEIEV; from the exons ATGACAAAGAACCCCAAAGCAGCAATCTCAGCTCCAAAGCCTTCTTGGTTCTCCCCAGAAAG GTTGCTGTTAATCCTGTGTCTGGATAACTTGATAAAGAG GGGGGATTTTAAATTGAACAACTTTCAAGATGGTGTTCTATCATCTGCGTTTATGATTGGTCTTCTCGTGGCCTCACCCATCTTTGCATCCTTGGGAAAGAG GCTGATTGGACTTGGGTTATCTATTTGCACATTTACCACAGCTGGGTGTGGTAGTAT GCTGGTTGGAGTCGGTGAGGCATCTTTGATAAGTCTTGCAGCTCCATTCATTGATGACCATGCCCCTGCAGATCAG GTGTGTCATTTAAAGGATGTAATtgatcaaatcattaagtttttTTGGAGTAATACAGCTAGTCAGAAGATAGCTATGGATACTGCAACTGCTATGCAG GTTGAGATTGAAGTGTAA
- the LOC112187621 gene encoding probable sphingolipid transporter spinster homolog 2 isoform X2 produces MTKNPKAAISAPKPSWFSPERLLLILCLDNLIKRGDFKLNNFQDGVLSSAFMIGLLVASPIFASLGKRLVGVGEASLISLAAPFIDDHAPADQVCHLKDVIDQIIKFFWSNTASQKIAMDTATAMQVEIEV; encoded by the exons ATGACAAAGAACCCCAAAGCAGCAATCTCAGCTCCAAAGCCTTCTTGGTTCTCCCCAGAAAG GTTGCTGTTAATCCTGTGTCTGGATAACTTGATAAAGAG GGGGGATTTTAAATTGAACAACTTTCAAGATGGTGTTCTATCATCTGCGTTTATGATTGGTCTTCTCGTGGCCTCACCCATCTTTGCATCCTTGGGAAAGAG GCTGGTTGGAGTCGGTGAGGCATCTTTGATAAGTCTTGCAGCTCCATTCATTGATGACCATGCCCCTGCAGATCAG GTGTGTCATTTAAAGGATGTAATtgatcaaatcattaagtttttTTGGAGTAATACAGCTAGTCAGAAGATAGCTATGGATACTGCAACTGCTATGCAG GTTGAGATTGAAGTGTAA